From the Salinimicrobium tongyeongense genome, one window contains:
- a CDS encoding helix-turn-helix domain-containing protein: MQDIYSKINRQISQWISCASSNRDFALSHNIDEKTVRRILTGEYKISIRTLEKICEARNLSLSEFFKRIEKGK, encoded by the coding sequence ATGCAGGATATCTATTCAAAAATAAACCGACAAATTTCTCAATGGATTTCTTGTGCCAGCTCAAACAGGGACTTTGCCCTTAGTCATAATATTGATGAAAAAACTGTCCGCCGGATTTTAACGGGGGAATACAAAATTTCAATCAGAACACTTGAAAAAATATGCGAAGCGCGTAATCTTTCCCTATCTGAATTCTTCAAAAGGATAGAAAAGGGTAAATAA
- a CDS encoding SusC/RagA family TonB-linked outer membrane protein, with protein MKNNYSRLVVIALITIIVFLYALTIKGYAAGLPAALQETVTGVVTDEEGMPLPGVTVTVKGSNRGTATNIDGEYKIAVNPQGVLVFSFMGFKAIQVPVEGQREINVRLVEDITALDEVQINAGYYNTTRRESTGNISRVTAEEIEMQPVVSPLQALQGRMAGVEVVTQSGVPGNAPTIRIRGQNSLRNSFDDNGNLPLYIIDGVPINSSAIEGGSSMISSGIDPLSTLNLWNIKSIEVLKDADATAIYGSRGANGVILITTKDGTFSQEEIQIEAQVYSGISKVSNKMELLNTKQYLEIRRAAFENDGVEPLATNAEDLVLWDQERFTNWQDRFFGGTSNITDLNLAASGGTASTFFRIGGSYHLEGSVFPGDWSYQKATGSLSFRHKGFNDRFAINFSSNYGIDNNNLFHGHNFVQDALFLPPNAPAIYNEDGSLNWEDNTWDNPFALLANESTAKVRNLITNLGISYRIGGGLVLKASAGYTSLLSNQLRKVTKNSFNPDIRQFQDHSSSHYTTERQSLIVEPQMVYNTKLGSGNLEGLLGVTFQQSESRNNAMVGTGFPSESLIGNLGAAEEVSVLNSKNIEYRYTAIFARLGYDWKEKYFINLTGRRDGSSRFGPDRRFANFGAIGGAWIFTEESLLNNDRDFLSFGKIRGSYGKTGSDQIPDYGYLDAYEATPGPGGLYPTQLTNPDYSWEENKKLEAAIELGFFQDRLNLGVSWYRNRSSNQLVGYPLPSTTGFSSIQANLGATVQNTGWEFELSTLNLQTTNFTWQTFFNLTFPENKLIKFPGIEETSYANIYRVGYPLNISLLYRYNGIDPESGLYSIEDVNKDGRLDYEDRVVIKNLGRKFYGGLANNLTFKNFSLNFLWEFVKQEAPEPYFPNPGSLGNQPVDVYGVSMGTGNTAEIQKFSQSFEAFLAHSDALDTNHFYVDASFLRLKNLSVQYNLPKKFRNQVGLNAATFFINGHNLFTVTDYKGLDPSSPGAVAIPSLRTITGGLQLNF; from the coding sequence ATGAAAAATAATTACAGCCGGTTAGTAGTAATCGCGCTTATCACCATTATCGTCTTCCTGTATGCCTTGACAATTAAAGGATATGCTGCGGGACTCCCTGCTGCTTTGCAGGAAACGGTCACCGGAGTGGTGACAGACGAAGAAGGAATGCCCTTGCCGGGAGTCACAGTGACCGTAAAAGGCAGCAACAGGGGTACAGCCACAAACATAGACGGGGAATATAAAATAGCAGTAAATCCACAGGGAGTACTGGTATTTTCATTTATGGGTTTTAAAGCCATTCAAGTACCGGTGGAGGGTCAGCGAGAAATCAACGTGCGGCTGGTAGAAGATATCACTGCTCTTGATGAAGTGCAGATCAACGCCGGTTACTACAATACCACCAGGAGAGAAAGCACGGGAAACATCTCCCGTGTCACCGCAGAGGAGATCGAAATGCAGCCTGTGGTAAGTCCGTTGCAGGCTTTGCAGGGGAGAATGGCAGGGGTGGAGGTGGTAACACAAAGTGGTGTGCCGGGGAATGCACCGACCATCAGAATTAGAGGACAGAACAGTTTACGTAATTCATTTGATGATAATGGTAACCTGCCTTTATACATAATTGATGGTGTACCGATAAATTCCAGTGCAATTGAAGGAGGCAGCAGCATGATCAGTTCTGGAATAGATCCCCTAAGCACACTAAACCTGTGGAATATAAAAAGTATAGAAGTTTTAAAGGATGCTGATGCGACGGCAATTTATGGCTCCCGCGGGGCCAACGGTGTAATTCTTATCACCACAAAAGATGGAACATTTTCCCAGGAAGAGATCCAGATTGAAGCACAAGTTTATAGTGGTATAAGTAAAGTTTCCAATAAGATGGAGCTGCTCAATACAAAACAGTACTTAGAAATAAGAAGAGCGGCTTTTGAAAATGATGGTGTAGAACCATTAGCAACCAATGCAGAAGATCTTGTTTTATGGGACCAGGAACGATTTACGAACTGGCAGGACAGGTTCTTTGGTGGAACTTCAAATATTACGGACCTCAATTTAGCAGCTTCTGGAGGGACAGCATCTACTTTTTTTAGAATAGGAGGTTCCTACCATTTAGAAGGTAGTGTTTTTCCTGGTGATTGGAGTTACCAGAAAGCCACGGGTTCATTGAGCTTTAGACATAAAGGCTTTAACGACAGGTTTGCAATAAATTTTTCTTCAAACTATGGGATTGATAATAACAACTTGTTTCACGGCCATAATTTTGTTCAAGACGCTCTATTTCTGCCACCAAATGCTCCGGCAATCTATAATGAGGATGGAAGCCTCAACTGGGAAGATAATACCTGGGACAATCCCTTTGCCTTATTGGCCAATGAGAGTACAGCAAAGGTTAGAAATCTTATTACAAACCTGGGTATCTCATACAGGATAGGAGGAGGGCTTGTACTAAAGGCAAGTGCTGGTTATACTAGCTTATTGAGCAACCAGCTGAGAAAAGTTACCAAAAATTCATTCAATCCAGATATCCGACAGTTCCAGGATCATTCTTCAAGCCATTATACTACCGAAAGACAGTCTCTTATTGTAGAGCCCCAAATGGTTTACAATACAAAATTAGGGAGTGGTAACCTTGAAGGACTTTTAGGCGTAACATTCCAACAGAGCGAAAGTAGGAACAATGCTATGGTAGGAACAGGATTTCCTTCTGAATCATTAATAGGGAACCTTGGAGCAGCTGAAGAGGTTAGTGTTTTAAATAGTAAGAATATCGAATATAGATACACCGCGATTTTCGCAAGATTGGGATATGATTGGAAAGAAAAATATTTTATTAATCTAACGGGGAGAAGGGACGGTTCGTCTCGTTTTGGACCAGATAGAAGATTTGCTAATTTTGGAGCTATAGGTGGTGCCTGGATATTTACAGAAGAATCTTTACTCAATAATGATCGTGATTTTTTAAGCTTTGGAAAGATTAGAGGAAGTTATGGAAAAACTGGGAGCGATCAGATCCCCGACTATGGATATCTAGATGCTTATGAAGCTACACCAGGACCTGGAGGATTATATCCAACTCAACTTACAAATCCTGATTATTCCTGGGAGGAAAATAAGAAACTGGAGGCAGCAATTGAACTGGGATTTTTTCAGGACAGGCTGAACCTGGGAGTAAGCTGGTACCGTAATAGATCCTCTAATCAGCTAGTCGGTTATCCACTTCCATCTACAACAGGTTTTTCATCTATCCAAGCGAACCTGGGTGCCACAGTTCAAAATACCGGTTGGGAGTTTGAGCTTTCAACCCTTAATCTTCAAACCACGAACTTTACATGGCAGACTTTTTTCAACCTAACATTTCCTGAAAATAAGTTGATCAAATTTCCCGGAATAGAGGAAACATCTTATGCAAACATTTACAGGGTTGGGTATCCTCTTAATATTTCCCTGCTTTACAGATACAACGGCATTGACCCCGAATCAGGTTTATATTCTATAGAAGATGTAAATAAAGATGGAAGGTTAGACTATGAAGATCGTGTTGTGATAAAAAACCTGGGCCGGAAATTCTACGGAGGCCTGGCTAATAATCTCACCTTCAAAAATTTTTCTCTCAATTTTCTATGGGAGTTTGTAAAGCAGGAGGCACCTGAGCCATATTTTCCCAATCCAGGTTCCTTGGGAAATCAACCTGTTGACGTTTATGGCGTAAGCATGGGGACGGGTAACACTGCTGAGATTCAAAAATTCTCACAGTCGTTTGAAGCTTTTCTCGCTCATTCTGATGCCTTGGATACCAACCATTTTTACGTAGACGCATCATTTTTAAGGCTCAAGAACCTATCTGTTCAATACAACCTTCCTAAGAAATTTAGAAATCAAGTTGGGCTCAATGCTGCAACGTTTTTTATTAATGGCCATAACCTTTTTACTGTAACTGATTATAAGGGATTGGATCCATCATCTCCTGGGGCAGTGGCGATTCCCTCCCTTCGAACTATTACAGGAGGCTTACAACTGAACTTTTAA
- a CDS encoding type I restriction endonuclease subunit R, EcoR124 family encodes MEPKRQKSGPVAGDVKLRSKKELIEKFIEENLLKIKDTDSILMKLSDTETIRGYWFDYILSEEEHLNKDRLNFLIGAYIYNVY; translated from the coding sequence ATAGAGCCTAAAAGGCAAAAATCTGGACCTGTTGCCGGGGACGTCAAACTCCGCAGCAAAAAGGAGCTTATAGAGAAGTTCATTGAAGAAAACCTTCTAAAAATTAAAGATACAGATTCCATCCTGATGAAGTTGAGCGATACTGAAACAATCAGAGGATATTGGTTTGATTATATATTATCCGAGGAAGAACACTTGAATAAAGATCGACTTAATTTCTTGATCGGCGCCTACATCTATAACGTTTACTAA
- a CDS encoding RagB/SusD family nutrient uptake outer membrane protein translates to MKKHQHINYFMIISLCFLLGACEDYVEVGVPDDRIVKETVFENDETAIRALRGIYNELFNASFSGGWRSSVTILAGLSADLLQPINSESTTYGEIQKNEISPNHPSNYELWSSAYNIIYMTNSVLEGLGISENVSGDLKMRLEGEARFVRAFTYFYLINIYGEVPLILDTDYRKNSLVSRNGVDELYAQVVNDLDRAIELLDSGYENSDRTNVNIFVAVALRARVALYQENWDLAEILSSEIIEETAAYEILQDLDQVFLANSKEAIWQLSPIGRGNILTSTGEGQVFIGTSRSPLQLATGFVEDFEPEDKRLLNWIGHYNSSNRNFYFPFKYKDRSSLNDITEYSMVLRLAEQYLIRAEARARKGNLNEAISDINNIRTRVGIEPIQVSQQVINKEEIFELIMEERKKELFAEWGHRWFDLKRTGRTDEILAEKTSFWEPTDVFYPIPEQERMKNPNLDQNEGY, encoded by the coding sequence ATGAAAAAACACCAACATATAAATTATTTCATGATCATTTCGCTTTGCTTTTTACTTGGAGCCTGTGAGGATTATGTTGAAGTAGGAGTACCGGATGACAGGATTGTAAAGGAAACTGTTTTTGAAAATGATGAAACTGCAATTCGTGCGTTGAGAGGGATTTATAATGAATTGTTCAACGCTTCTTTCTCAGGAGGTTGGCGCTCTTCAGTTACTATACTGGCCGGACTGTCGGCAGACCTTTTGCAGCCAATTAATTCTGAGAGTACTACTTACGGTGAAATTCAGAAGAATGAAATCTCACCGAACCATCCATCTAACTATGAACTATGGTCCAGCGCTTATAATATTATTTATATGACCAATTCTGTCTTGGAAGGGTTGGGCATATCAGAAAATGTAAGTGGGGATTTAAAAATGCGTCTTGAAGGAGAAGCACGCTTCGTTCGTGCCTTCACCTACTTTTATTTGATAAATATCTATGGTGAAGTTCCACTTATTTTAGATACGGATTACCGCAAGAACTCTCTAGTCTCGAGAAATGGAGTTGATGAGCTTTATGCTCAGGTGGTGAACGATTTAGACAGGGCAATTGAACTTCTGGATTCTGGTTACGAAAACTCAGATAGGACAAACGTGAATATTTTCGTGGCCGTTGCACTTCGTGCAAGAGTAGCTCTTTATCAGGAGAACTGGGATTTAGCAGAAATCTTGAGCAGTGAGATAATTGAAGAAACCGCTGCCTACGAAATCCTCCAGGATTTGGATCAGGTATTTTTAGCGAACAGCAAAGAAGCAATTTGGCAGTTATCACCAATAGGCAGGGGGAACATACTAACTTCAACTGGTGAAGGCCAGGTTTTCATTGGTACATCACGGTCACCTTTACAATTAGCTACAGGATTTGTCGAAGACTTTGAACCTGAAGATAAGCGACTGTTAAACTGGATTGGCCACTATAACAGTAGTAACCGGAATTTCTATTTCCCTTTTAAATATAAGGACAGGTCCAGTCTAAACGATATTACTGAATACTCTATGGTGCTTCGGCTGGCAGAGCAATATTTAATTAGAGCAGAAGCTAGGGCAAGAAAGGGAAATCTTAATGAGGCTATTTCTGATATTAATAATATTAGGACCCGCGTTGGTATAGAACCAATACAAGTAAGCCAACAGGTAATTAATAAAGAAGAAATTTTCGAACTGATTATGGAAGAAAGAAAGAAAGAATTATTTGCCGAATGGGGGCACCGTTGGTTCGATCTAAAACGAACCGGAAGAACCGATGAAATTTTGGCGGAGAAAACTTCCTTTTGGGAACCCACCGATGTCTTTTATCCTATACCAGAACAAGAACGAATGAAGAACCCAAATTTAGACCAAAATGAAGGTTATTAA